A region from the Dinoroseobacter shibae DFL 12 = DSM 16493 genome encodes:
- a CDS encoding thioredoxin family protein has product MLEFGQTGGGAPAAGDLVKDTTEATFMADVVDASQEIPVIVDFWAPWCGPCKTLGPALEAEVTAAKGKVRMVKVNVDEAQMIAGQMRIQSIPTVYAFHKGQPVDGFQGAITPAEIKDFVSRVAALGGDDGLGEAVEAAEAMLTEGAAVDAAQTFAAILGEEPENAAAYGGLVRAHLAMDELDKAEALIAAAPDAVAKSPELDAARAQLELARQAAQAGPVAELRAKVTADPDDHQARFDLAQALYANGDTQAAVDELLDLFRRDRDWRDGAAKTQLFTIFDALKPEDPIALQGRRRLSSMIFA; this is encoded by the coding sequence ATGCTGGAATTCGGACAGACAGGCGGCGGCGCCCCCGCCGCGGGCGATCTGGTCAAGGACACCACCGAGGCGACATTCATGGCCGATGTCGTGGATGCCAGCCAGGAAATCCCCGTCATCGTGGATTTCTGGGCCCCCTGGTGCGGCCCGTGCAAGACCCTCGGCCCCGCGCTGGAGGCCGAAGTGACCGCCGCCAAGGGCAAGGTCCGCATGGTCAAGGTCAACGTGGACGAGGCCCAGATGATCGCGGGCCAGATGCGGATCCAGTCGATCCCCACGGTCTACGCCTTCCACAAGGGCCAGCCGGTCGACGGCTTCCAGGGCGCGATCACCCCCGCCGAGATCAAGGATTTCGTCTCCCGCGTGGCCGCGCTCGGCGGCGATGACGGGCTGGGCGAAGCGGTAGAGGCCGCCGAGGCAATGCTGACCGAAGGCGCCGCCGTGGATGCCGCGCAAACCTTCGCCGCGATCCTCGGCGAAGAGCCCGAGAATGCCGCGGCCTATGGCGGGCTCGTGCGCGCCCACCTGGCAATGGACGAGCTGGACAAGGCCGAGGCCCTGATCGCCGCCGCCCCCGATGCGGTCGCCAAATCGCCCGAACTCGACGCCGCCCGCGCGCAGCTCGAACTGGCGCGCCAGGCCGCCCAGGCCGGCCCCGTGGCCGAGCTGCGCGCCAAGGTCACCGCCGATCCCGACGACCACCAGGCCCGCTTCGACCTGGCCCAGGCGCTCTATGCCAACGGCGACACCCAGGCGGCGGTGGACGAGTTGCTCGACCTGTTCCGCCGCGACCGCGACTGGCGGGACGGCGCCGCCAAGACCCAGCTCTTCACCATCTTCGATGCATTGAAGCCCGAAGACCCCATCGCGCTCCAGGGCCGCCGCCGCCTGTCGTCGATGATATTTGCCTGA
- a CDS encoding IS1595-like element ISDsh3 family transposase has product MAQHFLLSAASRTLSLRSIYKAGEDAAYNVFCEMRWPETNGEAVCPRCSHGETYSISTRRKFKCKNCHHQFSVTSGTIFASRKMDFVDLLAAICILVNASKGVSMIQLSRDLDCQYKTAFVLAHKLREAMAQEVQTGEVLEGHVEIDGAYFGGHIRPENRKEDRKDRRLKENQTGKRRVVVALREREGRTLPFVTKLESEGVALANENVCRMATVSADEASHWDMLHNGWDVQRVNHSQVYSDHGKHTNLVESFFSRLRRMVQGQHHHVSPQYLYQYANHAAWLEDNRRKDNGALASALITNAMDAPVSRRWKGYWQRAA; this is encoded by the coding sequence ATGGCACAGCACTTCCTCCTTTCGGCGGCATCCCGCACCCTCAGCCTTCGCTCGATCTACAAGGCGGGCGAGGATGCGGCTTACAACGTGTTCTGCGAAATGCGCTGGCCTGAGACCAATGGCGAGGCTGTGTGCCCCCGCTGCTCTCACGGTGAAACCTACTCGATCAGCACGCGCCGCAAGTTCAAGTGCAAGAACTGCCACCACCAGTTCAGCGTCACGTCTGGCACCATCTTTGCCAGTCGGAAGATGGACTTTGTCGACCTGCTCGCGGCGATCTGCATTCTCGTAAACGCCTCCAAGGGCGTGTCCATGATCCAGCTTTCCCGCGATCTGGACTGCCAGTACAAGACCGCCTTCGTCCTGGCCCACAAGCTGCGCGAAGCCATGGCGCAAGAAGTTCAGACAGGCGAAGTTCTCGAAGGTCACGTTGAGATTGATGGGGCGTACTTCGGCGGGCACATTCGTCCGGAGAACCGGAAAGAGGATCGCAAGGACCGTCGCCTGAAAGAGAACCAGACCGGCAAGCGCCGCGTTGTCGTCGCCCTGCGCGAGCGGGAAGGCCGCACCCTGCCGTTCGTGACCAAGCTGGAAAGCGAAGGCGTTGCGCTGGCGAATGAGAACGTTTGCCGCATGGCGACAGTTTCTGCTGACGAGGCAAGCCACTGGGACATGCTGCACAACGGCTGGGACGTGCAGCGCGTGAACCATTCGCAGGTCTACAGCGACCACGGCAAGCACACCAATCTGGTAGAAAGCTTCTTCTCGCGCCTGCGCCGCATGGTGCAAGGCCAACACCACCACGTCAGTCCGCAGTACCTCTACCAGTACGCGAACCACGCGGCGTGGCTTGAAGACAACCGCCGCAAGGACAACGGTGCGCTGGCATCTGCGCTGATTACGAACGCGATGGATGCGCCGGTCAGCCGTCGGTGGAAAGGCTACTGGCAGCGCGCGGCGTAA
- a CDS encoding YggS family pyridoxal phosphate-dependent enzyme, with product MGVSEITARIGAAARKAGRDPAEITLIAVSKVQPLDRVEAVLAEGHRVYGENRVQEAQGKWPAFREKYSGIDLHLIGPLQSNKTRPAVELFDAIHTVDRAKLARRLADHAQERGQSPDIFVQVNTGDETQKAGCALSEVDALVTECRALDLPLKGLMCIPPIDEEPSLHFALLAKLAARNGLTGLSMGMSGDFESAIAQGATHIRVGSAIFGDRVKPA from the coding sequence ATGGGAGTGTCCGAGATCACCGCACGGATCGGCGCCGCCGCCCGCAAGGCCGGCCGCGATCCCGCCGAGATCACCTTGATCGCCGTCTCCAAGGTTCAGCCCCTCGACCGCGTCGAGGCCGTGCTGGCCGAGGGCCACCGGGTCTACGGCGAGAACCGCGTGCAGGAGGCGCAGGGCAAATGGCCCGCCTTCCGGGAGAAATATTCCGGCATCGACCTGCACCTGATCGGCCCGCTGCAATCCAACAAGACCCGCCCGGCGGTGGAGCTTTTCGACGCCATCCACACCGTGGACCGCGCCAAGCTCGCCCGCCGCCTCGCCGACCACGCGCAGGAGCGCGGGCAAAGCCCAGACATCTTCGTGCAGGTCAATACCGGCGACGAGACCCAGAAGGCAGGCTGCGCCCTGTCCGAGGTGGACGCGCTCGTCACCGAATGCCGCGCCCTGGACTTGCCCCTGAAGGGCCTGATGTGCATCCCGCCCATCGACGAAGAACCCAGCCTGCATTTCGCCCTCTTGGCCAAGCTCGCCGCCCGCAACGGGCTGACGGGGCTGTCCATGGGCATGAGCGGCGATTTCGAGAGTGCCATCGCCCAGGGCGCCACCCATATCCGCGTCGGCTCCGCCATCTTCGGCGACCGGGTGAAACCCGCCTAG
- a CDS encoding porin: MKKLLIASTALVATSGFAYADVTLGGSAQFGIIYIEDRADPVDPTEDEELFLDYELQFDFSASGETDGGLGFGMSAELESDSDAEGNQLSDNNVDPEIFITSGFGTLTVGALDTAPDQAGFGNTRDPGYDGVGVDNLIDAILFLDAGALFNADEGGKSNIMYQGSFGGLSLTATAHAHEQDFGIVAEYDFGAFRAGLSYMEVDEVEIDGDLGGGDTIGVTVGGTFAGFDLDFVYADHSNDFDVDAEAYGLSGAYDLGAYGITFGVNQVEIGDVDGTTYGIGVEYDLGGGAELQAGVASLWDPEDDDNFTTASFGIAMSF; encoded by the coding sequence ATGAAAAAGCTTCTCATCGCTTCTACCGCCCTGGTTGCTACGTCCGGCTTCGCTTATGCCGACGTGACACTCGGCGGCTCCGCCCAGTTCGGCATCATCTACATCGAAGACCGCGCTGATCCGGTTGACCCGACCGAAGACGAAGAGCTGTTCCTGGATTACGAACTCCAGTTCGACTTCTCCGCTTCCGGCGAAACCGATGGCGGCCTGGGCTTCGGCATGAGCGCCGAGCTCGAGTCCGACTCCGACGCTGAAGGCAACCAGTTGTCAGACAACAACGTCGACCCGGAAATCTTCATCACTTCCGGCTTCGGCACTCTGACCGTTGGTGCGCTCGACACCGCCCCTGACCAGGCGGGCTTCGGCAACACCCGTGACCCCGGCTACGACGGCGTTGGCGTTGACAACCTGATCGACGCGATCCTGTTCCTGGACGCCGGGGCTCTGTTCAACGCAGACGAAGGCGGCAAGTCCAACATCATGTACCAGGGTTCCTTCGGCGGTCTGTCGCTGACGGCAACGGCCCACGCGCATGAGCAGGACTTCGGCATCGTCGCCGAGTACGACTTCGGCGCCTTCCGCGCTGGCCTGTCCTACATGGAAGTCGACGAAGTTGAAATCGATGGCGACCTCGGCGGTGGTGACACCATCGGTGTGACCGTTGGCGGCACCTTCGCAGGCTTTGACCTCGACTTCGTCTACGCTGATCACAGCAACGACTTCGACGTGGACGCAGAAGCCTACGGTCTGTCCGGTGCCTACGACCTCGGCGCCTACGGCATCACCTTCGGCGTGAACCAGGTGGAAATCGGCGACGTCGACGGCACCACCTACGGTATCGGTGTCGAGTATGACCTCGGTGGCGGCGCAGAGCTGCAAGCCGGTGTGGCCTCCCTCTGGGATCCGGAGGACGACGACAACTTCACCACCGCATCCTTCGGGATCGCGATGTCCTTCTAA
- a CDS encoding STAS/SEC14 domain-containing protein produces the protein MAVTYTADSQARVVELTVSGKITHAEFEEVVPKLEAELARGPLSLVEVIDSFEGFDARTLWDGLKFDLAHWSEFRRVAVVSDLTWFSPFTRLADRLTHLQIREFKRDQLEEARAWARNWTSLDD, from the coding sequence ATGGCCGTGACCTACACCGCCGACAGCCAGGCCCGCGTGGTCGAGCTGACCGTCTCGGGCAAGATCACCCACGCCGAGTTCGAAGAGGTCGTGCCGAAACTCGAAGCCGAACTGGCCCGCGGCCCGCTCAGCCTCGTCGAAGTCATCGACAGTTTCGAGGGGTTCGATGCCCGCACGCTCTGGGACGGGCTGAAATTCGACCTCGCCCACTGGTCCGAATTCCGCCGGGTCGCCGTGGTCAGCGACCTGACATGGTTCAGCCCCTTCACCCGGCTCGCGGACAGGCTGACCCATCTTCAGATCAGGGAATTCAAACGCGACCAACTCGAAGAGGCCCGCGCCTGGGCGCGGAACTGGACCAGCCTCGACGACTGA
- a CDS encoding DUF1330 domain-containing protein — translation MPKGYIVASIRSNDMETIGRFAAAAGPVIAEYGGRVLARDPQPEVREGADTGIAVLVEFDDVATARRFYESAGYTAAKAIREAVAETDLRIVTGL, via the coding sequence ATGCCCAAGGGATACATCGTCGCGAGCATTCGCAGCAACGACATGGAGACGATCGGCCGCTTCGCCGCCGCCGCCGGTCCGGTGATCGCGGAGTACGGAGGGCGGGTGCTGGCGCGTGACCCGCAGCCGGAGGTGCGCGAGGGAGCCGATACGGGGATTGCCGTTCTGGTGGAGTTCGACGACGTGGCGACAGCGCGCCGGTTCTACGAGTCCGCAGGGTACACGGCGGCGAAGGCGATCCGCGAGGCGGTGGCCGAGACCGATCTGCGCATCGTGACTGGGCTCTGA
- a CDS encoding ImmA/IrrE family metallo-endopeptidase codes for MTLTYPEQLEVIQKHQASAPVQTVALADDLGLKVWHVPNWPDDLSGKIVKSADQGGPSGYAIYVNKGHHVNRRRFTTAHEIAHFILHRQFIGDGLVDDGLYRSRLSNSMEAQANKLAADILMPRNLLNQHIANGVTSVARLAEIFQVSESAMSIRVGAPN; via the coding sequence ATGACTCTAACGTACCCAGAGCAGCTAGAAGTAATTCAAAAGCACCAGGCGTCCGCCCCGGTGCAAACTGTTGCGCTTGCCGATGATCTTGGTCTGAAGGTTTGGCACGTTCCTAATTGGCCGGATGATCTGTCAGGCAAGATCGTGAAGTCCGCCGATCAAGGTGGGCCATCTGGTTATGCAATCTATGTAAATAAAGGCCATCACGTCAATCGTCGGCGCTTCACAACCGCCCACGAAATTGCACACTTCATTCTCCACAGGCAGTTCATAGGTGACGGTCTGGTGGACGACGGCCTGTACAGAAGCCGCCTGAGTAACTCGATGGAAGCGCAAGCTAACAAACTTGCTGCGGACATTCTCATGCCGCGCAACCTCTTGAACCAGCATATTGCAAACGGTGTGACGTCAGTTGCGCGATTGGCAGAGATTTTCCAAGTTTCCGAAAGCGCAATGTCGATCCGCGTCGGCGCTCCCAACTAA
- a CDS encoding DUF6471 domain-containing protein produces MADQTEWEAKAANLLKAELKRKGVTYAQLADMIGDKEANIRNKLSRGKFSAAYMMQCLDAVGVSEVRL; encoded by the coding sequence ATGGCAGATCAAACAGAGTGGGAGGCTAAAGCCGCAAACCTCCTGAAAGCCGAGTTGAAGCGGAAAGGCGTAACCTATGCCCAGCTCGCCGACATGATCGGGGACAAAGAAGCGAACATTAGGAACAAGCTTTCACGAGGAAAGTTCAGCGCAGCCTACATGATGCAATGCCTGGATGCGGTAGGTGTATCTGAAGTTCGACTTTAG
- a CDS encoding DUF3576 domain-containing protein, which yields MAQRFNRSAWLGLPVVFLTACGLGPSAPRDQLPTNIDDAPGTDSTIWDLFDARDDPNTTVEVNKYIWAAALDVLDFLPIETVDPFTGVIVTGFGTAPGSSRAYRATVYVQDPALDARSLRLALATRSGPADPDTVLAVEDAILTRARQLRLQDSRL from the coding sequence ATGGCGCAACGTTTCAACAGGTCCGCGTGGCTTGGTCTGCCGGTCGTGTTTCTGACGGCCTGCGGTCTGGGGCCGAGTGCGCCGCGGGACCAGTTGCCGACCAATATCGACGATGCGCCCGGGACCGACAGCACGATCTGGGACCTGTTCGATGCGCGCGACGATCCCAACACCACGGTCGAGGTGAACAAGTATATCTGGGCCGCGGCCCTCGATGTGCTGGATTTCCTGCCGATCGAGACGGTGGATCCGTTCACCGGGGTGATCGTGACCGGGTTCGGCACGGCACCTGGGTCGAGCCGGGCCTACCGCGCGACGGTCTATGTCCAGGACCCGGCGCTGGATGCGCGGTCGCTGCGGCTGGCGCTGGCCACGCGGTCGGGGCCTGCGGATCCGGACACGGTGCTGGCGGTCGAGGATGCGATCCTGACCCGTGCGCGGCAGCTGCGTCTGCAGGACAGTCGTCTCTGA
- a CDS encoding VPLPA-CTERM sorting domain-containing protein yields MRKLLLTSLVALCPAVASATTLAGDTVNLALPGFGAVDVVVGSGIEFDLDGTTFDLNPNGTNNLLVVDGDVFGTVGNVSSLVISDMNFNDGSELTGFLVTQTNLVNLQVSFTADSLTFTFDPNTDSPNGILLEGAYLTQLPGAGPTPVPLPATAPLLLLAAGGLAVMRRRKARG; encoded by the coding sequence ATGCGTAAACTTCTTCTGACTTCTCTCGTCGCATTATGTCCAGCGGTTGCTTCGGCGACGACGCTTGCGGGCGATACAGTCAACCTGGCTCTTCCCGGTTTCGGCGCCGTAGATGTCGTGGTGGGCAGCGGAATCGAATTTGATCTCGACGGCACAACCTTCGACCTGAATCCAAACGGCACCAACAACCTGCTGGTTGTGGACGGGGACGTTTTCGGGACCGTGGGGAACGTCAGCAGTCTTGTCATCAGCGACATGAATTTCAACGACGGGTCCGAGTTGACGGGATTCTTGGTCACGCAGACCAATCTTGTGAACCTGCAGGTGAGCTTCACGGCAGACAGCCTGACCTTCACTTTCGACCCGAACACCGACAGCCCGAACGGCATCCTGCTCGAAGGTGCGTATCTGACGCAGCTTCCCGGGGCGGGCCCTACCCCCGTTCCGCTGCCGGCGACGGCTCCGCTCCTGCTGCTTGCGGCAGGCGGTCTGGCGGTGATGCGGCGGCGCAAGGCGCGCGGCTGA
- a CDS encoding exodeoxyribonuclease III yields the protein MSITIATWNINSVRLRADLVARLLRDEAPDVLCLQECKSPVDKIPLETFAARGYGHMVARGQKGYNGVAILSRLPLEDAGHRDFVGKGDARHVAARLENGLTIHNYYVPAGGDVPDRDVNEKFGHKLDFLAEMRAWFTDTAPEKSVLVGDLNIAPREDDVWSHKQLLKVVSHTPIEVDTFETTREAGNWVDVTRADIPEGQLYSWWSYRARDWSAADKGRRLDHVWASADIAAAAHGSRILREVRGWDQPSDHAPVFASFDL from the coding sequence ATGTCCATCACCATCGCCACCTGGAACATCAACTCCGTCCGCCTGCGGGCCGATCTGGTCGCGCGCCTGCTGCGCGACGAGGCGCCGGATGTCCTGTGCCTGCAGGAATGCAAGAGCCCCGTCGACAAGATCCCGCTGGAGACCTTCGCCGCCCGCGGCTACGGCCACATGGTCGCCCGCGGCCAGAAGGGCTATAACGGCGTGGCGATCCTGTCCCGCCTGCCCCTCGAAGACGCCGGGCACCGGGATTTCGTCGGCAAGGGTGACGCCCGCCACGTCGCTGCGCGGCTGGAAAACGGTCTGACCATCCACAACTACTACGTGCCCGCGGGCGGCGACGTGCCCGACCGCGACGTCAACGAGAAATTCGGCCACAAGCTCGACTTCCTGGCCGAGATGCGCGCCTGGTTCACCGATACCGCGCCGGAGAAATCCGTGCTCGTGGGCGATCTGAACATCGCCCCGCGCGAGGACGACGTCTGGTCGCACAAGCAACTCCTCAAGGTCGTCAGCCACACCCCCATCGAGGTCGACACCTTCGAGACCACCCGCGAAGCCGGCAACTGGGTCGACGTCACCCGCGCCGACATCCCCGAGGGCCAGCTCTATTCCTGGTGGTCCTACCGCGCCCGCGACTGGTCGGCGGCCGACAAGGGCCGCCGCCTCGATCACGTCTGGGCCAGCGCCGACATCGCCGCCGCGGCCCACGGCTCGCGGATCCTGCGCGAGGTGCGCGGCTGGGACCAGCCCAGCGACCACGCCCCGGTCTTCGCCAGCTTCGACCTCTGA
- the ribA gene encoding GTP cyclohydrolase II, with the protein MSLTPDPRELRARAWADLRMGVPVVLHSEGRAVLALAGETLKPARLSVVAGMAEAVLAITARRAETLRAVPYDGDIARIALPGNADAHWVRAVADPADDLRMPMKGPFRVLRDGDAVLHRLALTLCKEARLLPAAVVAPVVPGFGPAEGLTVLDAADLRVPMVMDEVVSARVPLSVSEAGRLHVFRPEDGSEEHYAVEIGTPPRDQPVLARLHSACFTGDLLGSLKCDCGPQLRGALAQMGAEGAGVLLYLNQEGRGIGLANKMRAYALQDQGFDTVEANHRLGFEDDERDFRIGAELLRRLGFSATRLMTNNPAKVAMMENCGIAVTERVPLKVGETPQNAGYLATKAAKSGHLL; encoded by the coding sequence ATGTCCCTGACCCCCGATCCGCGCGAATTGCGCGCCCGTGCCTGGGCGGACCTGCGCATGGGCGTGCCCGTGGTGCTGCATTCCGAGGGCCGTGCGGTGCTGGCGCTGGCGGGCGAGACGCTCAAGCCTGCGCGATTGTCGGTGGTGGCGGGCATGGCGGAAGCGGTGCTCGCGATCACGGCGCGGCGGGCCGAGACCCTGCGCGCGGTGCCCTATGACGGGGATATCGCGCGGATCGCCCTGCCGGGCAATGCGGATGCGCACTGGGTGCGGGCGGTGGCCGATCCTGCGGATGATCTGCGGATGCCGATGAAGGGGCCGTTCCGGGTGCTGCGCGACGGAGACGCAGTGTTGCACCGGCTGGCGCTGACCCTGTGCAAGGAAGCGCGGCTCTTGCCTGCGGCGGTGGTCGCGCCCGTGGTGCCCGGGTTCGGCCCGGCGGAGGGTCTGACGGTTCTGGATGCCGCCGACCTGCGCGTGCCGATGGTGATGGACGAGGTCGTCTCGGCCCGCGTGCCGCTGTCGGTGTCGGAGGCGGGGCGGCTGCATGTGTTCCGGCCCGAGGATGGCAGCGAGGAGCATTACGCGGTCGAGATCGGCACGCCGCCGCGCGACCAGCCGGTGCTGGCGCGGTTGCATTCGGCGTGTTTCACCGGTGACCTGCTGGGGTCGCTGAAATGCGATTGCGGGCCGCAATTGCGTGGGGCGCTGGCGCAGATGGGGGCCGAAGGGGCGGGCGTATTGCTGTACCTGAACCAGGAGGGGCGGGGGATCGGGCTGGCCAACAAGATGCGCGCCTATGCCTTGCAGGACCAGGGGTTCGACACGGTGGAGGCGAACCACCGGCTGGGCTTCGAGGATGACGAGCGGGATTTCCGGATCGGGGCGGAGCTTCTGCGGCGGCTGGGGTTTTCGGCCACGCGGCTCATGACGAACAACCCGGCCAAGGTGGCGATGATGGAGAATTGCGGGATCGCGGTGACCGAGCGCGTGCCGCTCAAGGTCGGGGAGACGCCGCAGAACGCCGGGTACCTCGCGACCAAGGCGGCGAAGTCGGGGCATTTGTTGTAG
- a CDS encoding response regulator transcription factor, producing MATLRKILLVDDDEDLREALSEQLVMTEDFDVFEAGSGAEAMEKTKAGLYDLVILDVGLPDTDGRELCRLMRKQGVKCPVLMLTGHDSDADTILGLDAGANDYISKPFKLPVLLARIRAQLRQHEQSEDAVFTLGPYTFKPAMKLLETEDERKIRLTEKETNILKFLYRATEGVVARDVLLHEVWGYNAGVTTHTLETHIYRLRQKIEPDPSNARLLVTESGGYRLVA from the coding sequence ATGGCCACTTTGAGAAAGATCCTGCTTGTCGACGATGACGAGGACCTGCGCGAGGCGTTGTCGGAACAACTCGTGATGACCGAGGATTTCGACGTGTTCGAAGCCGGTTCCGGCGCCGAGGCGATGGAAAAGACCAAGGCCGGGCTCTATGACCTGGTGATCCTCGATGTGGGCCTGCCCGACACCGACGGGCGCGAGTTGTGCCGCCTGATGCGCAAGCAGGGGGTGAAATGCCCGGTGCTGATGCTGACGGGCCATGACAGCGACGCCGACACCATCCTCGGGCTGGATGCCGGGGCAAACGATTATATCTCCAAGCCGTTCAAGCTGCCGGTGCTGCTCGCCCGGATCCGCGCCCAGCTGCGCCAGCACGAGCAATCCGAGGACGCGGTCTTCACCCTGGGGCCGTACACCTTCAAACCTGCCATGAAGCTGCTGGAGACCGAGGACGAGCGCAAGATCCGCCTGACCGAGAAGGAAACCAACATCCTCAAGTTCCTCTACCGCGCCACCGAAGGCGTGGTCGCCCGCGACGTGCTGCTGCACGAGGTCTGGGGCTACAATGCGGGCGTGACGACCCACACGCTGGAGACCCATATCTACCGCCTGCGCCAGAAGATCGAGCCCGATCCCTCCAACGCCCGGCTGCTGGTCACGGAATCCGGCGGCTACCGGCTTGTGGCCTGA
- a CDS encoding L,D-transpeptidase family protein → MGPRDLVLTPMGLRFGGRVLPCTIGRGGVTDRKREGDGATPRGVHRLVGMLYRPDRMARPADWALPIRPRDGWSDDVRDPDYNLMVTRPHGFGHERLWRADPLYDLVILTDWNWPSARKGAGSAIFIHQWRGPGRATEGCVALSRADLRWLAPRIRYETRLIVV, encoded by the coding sequence ATGGGCCCGCGTGACCTTGTATTGACCCCGATGGGCCTGCGCTTCGGCGGGCGTGTGCTGCCCTGCACGATCGGGCGGGGCGGGGTGACGGACCGCAAGCGCGAGGGGGACGGGGCGACGCCGCGCGGGGTGCATCGGTTGGTGGGGATGTTGTACCGCCCCGACCGGATGGCGCGGCCCGCGGATTGGGCGCTGCCGATCCGGCCGCGGGACGGGTGGTCGGACGACGTGAGGGACCCGGACTACAACCTGATGGTCACCCGGCCCCACGGGTTCGGGCACGAGCGGTTGTGGCGGGCGGACCCGCTCTATGATCTGGTGATCCTGACGGACTGGAACTGGCCCTCTGCGCGCAAGGGGGCGGGCTCGGCGATCTTCATCCACCAGTGGCGCGGGCCGGGGCGGGCGACGGAGGGCTGCGTGGCCCTGTCGCGCGCGGACCTGCGCTGGCTGGCGCCGCGCATCCGGTACGAGACGCGGCTGATCGTGGTCTAG